Part of the Allofrancisella frigidaquae genome is shown below.
ATTTTACCTAGAGCGAAAACAGATAAGCAATTAGCTTTAAAAACTCCTTTTTTCCAGCAAATAAAGTCACAAATTGTAGATAGTAAAAATAGTAATTTTAAGAGTGCTAATTACCTAAAGTATCTATTAGGTATTATATGGGCTCTTTTGGTAATTTCAGGTTCCGGGGTGCAATGGTTTGGTAAGCCAATGGATTTGCCACAAAGTGGTCGAGACCTAATGATGGCTATTGATTTGTCTGGAAGCATGGCTATACAGGATATGAAAAAATCTGATGGTCAAATGGAAAACCGTTTTGACTTAGTAATGCGTGTTGCTAATGAGTTTCTAGATACCCGTAAAGGTGATAGGGTTGGATTGATACTTTTCGGGAGTAAAGCATATTTACAAGCACCACTTACTTTTGATATTCCGACAGTTAAAAAAATGCTTAATGATTCAAGTATAGCTTTACCGGGGCCCCAGACTGCTATAGGTGACGCTATAGGCCTTGCTGTTAAAAAACTGATGCAATACCCGTCTCAATCAAAGGCTTTGGTATTATTAACAGATGGTGAGAATAATTCAGGAGCATTACAACCATTACAAGCAGCAGAAATTGCTAAACAAAATGGTATAAAAGTCTATACAATAGGTTTAGGTGGTGGTCAGATGATTGTGCAAACAGCGTTTGGTCAAAGAATTATAGATACTTCTGAAGATTTAGATACTAGTGTGCTTAAAGAGATTGCACAAATGACTAAAGGAAAGTTTTTTAGGGCTCAAAATAGTCAAGATCTACAGAAAATTTATCAAGAAATTGACAAACTAGAGCCTGTGGAATCAGATAAAACAGTAGTGCGACCAATTACGTATCTTTATCCATGGAGTTTAGGGGCAGCATTACTACTAAGTTTTATTGTCTCAACTATTTGGCTTAAGCGTAGGAGAGGACTTTAATAATGATGTTGCATTTTTTACGTCCATGGTGGCTTTTAGCTTTGATCCCGGCACTGTTTACTGTTGTTTTCTTATTTAGAAATTCAGCAAAAATAAATAGTTGGGCTAAATATTGTGACAAGCATTTATTAGATCATTTATTAGTAGGACAAGAATCGAGAATTAAAAAATCATTGTTACCATTAGGTTTTTTATTACTTTGGGGATTAGCAATAGTGGCTTTAGCAGGCCCGACATGGAAGTTTAAGGAGACATCCGTATATCAAAAAAGCGTATCGCGAGTGTTAACTTTAGATGTCTCTCAATCAATGGATACGACTGATGTTTCTCCAAGCCGTCTTGAACGAGCGAAGTATAAAATATTTGATATTTTAAAGAGAATTACAGAAGGTCAAGTCGGTATGGTGGTATTTTCAAGTGAAGCTTTTGTAGTTTCTCCCCTTACTTCTGATGCAAAAACTGTAGAGAATTTGGTTTCTGTGTTAAATACAGGTATTGTTCCTGTACAAGGTAATGACATTGCTAAAGCTTTGCAAAAATCAGCAGAGTTAATATCGCAAGCTGGAGCAACTGAAGGACAAATAATTTTAATTACAGACTCTACACCTAATGAGAAAGCCATAGAAGAGGCTCAAACACTCTCAAACAATGGTATAACAGTAGATGTGTATGCTATAGGTACCCCTAAAGGTGGTATAGCAAAAGATAAAAATGGTAATTATCTAAAGGATGAACAAGGCAATATAGGATATTTTGGGGTAAATTTGCCGCAGCTACAAAGTTTAGCTAAAGCTGGTGGTGGTAAGTTGATTACTTTAACAGCTAATAATGATGATGTAAAAGCTTTACTCACAAGCATAAAAAATAATACTGATGCTAAAAAATCTGAGCTGTCATCAGTAAATATCTTCTGGCAAGATGAAGGGGTTTATATAATCTGGATATTAACTATTTTGAGTGCGTTACTATTTAGAAGAGGTTTTTTGGAGAGAATATGTCGATAAAAAAAATCACGCTTATTATGCTTTTGTTACCTAGTTTAGCTTTAGCTAGTACATGGAGTGATATGTGGCAAACTAAAGATCAACAAGGAATGAGTTATTTTGATAAGGCAAAGCATAAAGAGGCCGCTCAAGCATTTGAAAATAATCATTGGAAAGGAGCTTCTTATTATAAGGCTGGGGATTACCAAAATGCATACGATGAATTTAAAAAAGATAGTTCGGCAACAGGGTTATATAACCAAGGAAATGCTTTAGCTCATTTAGGTAAATATAAAGAAGCTATAGATGCGTATAATAAAGCAATACAACAGCGACCAGATTTTGAAGATGCAAAAAATAATTTAGAAATTACAAAAAAACTAGAAAAGCAGCAGCAAAAACAAAATAATTCTCAAGATAACAAAGATAACAAAGACAACAAAGATAACAAAGACAACAAAGATAACAAAGACAATAAAGACAACAAAGACAACAAAGACAATAAAGACAATAAAGACAACAAAGACAATAAAGACAACAAAGACAACAAAGACAACAAAGACAACAAAGACAATAAAGACAACAAAGATAACAAAGATAACAAAGATAACAAAGATAACAAAGATAACAAAGATAACAAAGATAACAAAGACAACAAAGATAACAAAGATAACAAAGACAACAAAGATAACAAAGACAACAAAGACAACAAAGACAACAAAGATAACAAAGACCAGTCTCAACAATATGCAGCTGAGCAAACACGAGAAGACCAGCTTAGTAAGAAAGAAGCAGATAAGTTATTGTCGATGATAGATGATGACCCTGGCGGTCTTTTAAAACATAAGTTTGCTAGAGATTACCAAAGAATAGCAGGAGCTAACTATGAAAATTAGTCTATTTAAAATCATTGGTTTTATACTAACGGTATTTATAGCGATTAATATTAGTTATGCCAACGTATCGGCAACTATAGATAGAACTCATCTTGAAAAGGGTGAAACAGCTCAGCTAGTATTACAATTAGATAACTTTGATAGTAAGCCGGATTTATCTGTATTGGATAAGAATTTTATAGTCTATAACACTAGTACTAGTAGCAAAACAACAATTATAAATGGTAAGAAAAGTGTACAATATGAAATGATAATCACTTTAATGCCCAATAAGTCAGGCAACTTAACTATTCCAGCAATTAAGATTGGTAGTCAAAGCACTAAAGCTATTCAGATTAAAGTGGATAAGCCATTATCAAGTGAAGAAGAAACTAAATATAATGACCTTTTTGCGATAGGTACGTTAGCAACTACAAAAAGTTATGTAAATGTGCCAGTGCTTTATACACTTAAGTTTTACTATTCAACACCAATATTAAGCCTTCAAGCTAAGCCTTTTCAAATTAAAAATTCTGAGATACGTCAGACTAGCCATAGAGTAGTTTACCAAAAAAAGGTTAATGGTAGAATGTATGATGTTCTTGAGGAAAGCTTGTTGATAGTCCCCCATAGTACAGGTAAGATCAATATTCCAGCTATGGTTTTACAAGTGACTATGCCAAATGGGTTTGGTCAGCTAGGGGCTAAAACAGAATATGTATCAACCAAACCTATTAGCTTAAATATAGCACCTATTCCAGATAATGTGGATATTCAAGATTGGTTTCCAGCGTCAAATGTTAGTTTAACAGATAATTGGTCTCAAGAGATAGATATCAAAGAAGGAGAACTTGTTACAAGGACTATAAAAATTACCGCTGATAATGTTTTAAGTGATGATATTCCAAAACTGGAGTTTGAATCTACAGATGGTTTTAATATCTATGCTGAAAAACCAAAATTAGAAGATATTGAGAATAGTGGCAAACTTATAGGAGTAGCGACATATAAGATTGGTTATATGCCA
Proteins encoded:
- a CDS encoding VWA domain-containing protein: MIKIEYPWFLVLIILPILIYWILPRAKTDKQLALKTPFFQQIKSQIVDSKNSNFKSANYLKYLLGIIWALLVISGSGVQWFGKPMDLPQSGRDLMMAIDLSGSMAIQDMKKSDGQMENRFDLVMRVANEFLDTRKGDRVGLILFGSKAYLQAPLTFDIPTVKKMLNDSSIALPGPQTAIGDAIGLAVKKLMQYPSQSKALVLLTDGENNSGALQPLQAAEIAKQNGIKVYTIGLGGGQMIVQTAFGQRIIDTSEDLDTSVLKEIAQMTKGKFFRAQNSQDLQKIYQEIDKLEPVESDKTVVRPITYLYPWSLGAALLLSFIVSTIWLKRRRGL
- a CDS encoding vWA domain-containing protein, whose product is MMLHFLRPWWLLALIPALFTVVFLFRNSAKINSWAKYCDKHLLDHLLVGQESRIKKSLLPLGFLLLWGLAIVALAGPTWKFKETSVYQKSVSRVLTLDVSQSMDTTDVSPSRLERAKYKIFDILKRITEGQVGMVVFSSEAFVVSPLTSDAKTVENLVSVLNTGIVPVQGNDIAKALQKSAELISQAGATEGQIILITDSTPNEKAIEEAQTLSNNGITVDVYAIGTPKGGIAKDKNGNYLKDEQGNIGYFGVNLPQLQSLAKAGGGKLITLTANNDDVKALLTSIKNNTDAKKSELSSVNIFWQDEGVYIIWILTILSALLFRRGFLERICR
- a CDS encoding tetratricopeptide repeat protein, encoding MSIKKITLIMLLLPSLALASTWSDMWQTKDQQGMSYFDKAKHKEAAQAFENNHWKGASYYKAGDYQNAYDEFKKDSSATGLYNQGNALAHLGKYKEAIDAYNKAIQQRPDFEDAKNNLEITKKLEKQQQKQNNSQDNKDNKDNKDNKDNKDNKDNKDNKDNKDNKDNKDNKDNKDNKDNKDNKDNKDNKDNKDNKDNKDNKDNKDNKDNKDNKDNKDNKDNKDNKDNKDNKDNKDNKDNKDQSQQYAAEQTREDQLSKKEADKLLSMIDDDPGGLLKHKFARDYQRIAGANYEN
- a CDS encoding BatD family protein, with protein sequence MKISLFKIIGFILTVFIAINISYANVSATIDRTHLEKGETAQLVLQLDNFDSKPDLSVLDKNFIVYNTSTSSKTTIINGKKSVQYEMIITLMPNKSGNLTIPAIKIGSQSTKAIQIKVDKPLSSEEETKYNDLFAIGTLATTKSYVNVPVLYTLKFYYSTPILSLQAKPFQIKNSEIRQTSHRVVYQKKVNGRMYDVLEESLLIVPHSTGKINIPAMVLQVTMPNGFGQLGAKTEYVSTKPISLNIAPIPDNVDIQDWFPASNVSLTDNWSQEIDIKEGELVTRTIKITADNVLSDDIPKLEFESTDGFNIYAEKPKLEDIENSGKLIGVATYKIGYMPIKQGEVTVPDVKLKWYDVDTHKSKVAKIATKKFNIQKGNLSNVNPLGSPIPDTQIIHKKVVDPFWRNIAIFFIILWFITLLLLLKCKFTKFRKSSYDDSVKSVAPKGSESLKEIKKACSNKDNIALQKALINWASLKFDSEIFSLLDIADLMPQLLPLLKNLNAAIYANKSFNQYKELLELVDSVNKEQKIHQSAKLIKDLYE